gtttatACCAGTGCCGTAGTAGCTGTGAAGTAGTAACGAGTTTCCGATATGTGGTTGTACCGTTAAAGAAATAAAGTCTGCCATTCCGTAAACGAGCAATCGTGTATCAGATTGTTCTATACGCGTCAAGCAACACCATTTACTTGTTTGGTGTTCGGTAATAGATCGTGATGAAAGTGCTAGTTTTGTTCCTAAAAAGTGATGTTCTTTTTAAGTATCAAACGTGTATCAATCGACAGAACGCCGATGCTCCGTGTGAAACGAAAAATTAATTGGAAGGACCCATTGCGTCACGTGTTCGAAGGAATTGTtttaatggagacgcccagtattTCAATGTGCAAGTGAATTATGTGTCAGTGTTGTATGATAAAGCAACTACGATCACATGAAGAGTGTCGTCAATTGGTGTGTGCAAATTTACTACCAGCATTTAATCTCAATCAAAATCCCCAGGAAAATCTAAAACGTAAAATTCGACGGTAACCAATTGTGTCACAATCTGCGACGACGGTAGACCGTGTTTTGTCGGGTGTGGTTCAAACTTGTCTCAGCTCAGTCACGGGTAAGTGTAATCAACAGTGAGCTCCAAACCCATCGTCATTCCGATCACCATCCCAGTTCGTTGTTAATTCACACGATTCTCCTCTATTTATATATCCCGTTCATTAGCAGTGTACGCTACTGGCAAAAGGgagtaaagcaataaaactacAAAGCAAAGGCGGAAAGGAAGAAATcagcacgcacgcacgctcAGGCAGACACAGTGTTTtactactgttttttttttgtattttttctactGTTATTTTGCTCACAATTTTCCCGTTTATGATGGTTTGCAAAGCCACGTCggtgtttgtgcgttttgtATTGCCGCCTGTATCGGCTTGATCGTAGTTCGGTTTGATTCTCCGGTGCAGTTGGAATGGAAGATTGCCAACTAGAACGCCTGTtgtaagaaaagcaaacaaacgtttaACCAAAAGAAGGAACAGGGTGGCAGATGTAAAAGGGGTTGTTCGTGTACTATATTTCAGcagtagcaacaacaacgacgacgacgacgacgaagacTGACCGGTGTTTCTTCGTGTTTTGTCATCACGCACGGCATGTCCGCCCCCGGACCACAGCCACCCTCGGAAATCACTGCCGAATGGACAGTTCATGCACAACTCACGCTTTCCTCAATTGCTCCCGCTACATTCATTTCGACAAACAACAGCAGACTCCCTTCGGATGTTCCTCCGACTTCAACAGCCGAAGGATGCAGCGAGGGCCAAGCATCAACTTCAGAATACAACATTTCCCCTCCGGGTGCTCAGGAAGCTGGGGTCGATTTGAATGTTACCGCTCCGCAAAATTTTATCATCTCGCCTACTCCTACCCCACCAGCTTCCTCGTCCAGCGCAGTTGGGAGTCCAGTAAAAGTTGTTTATAAATTTAGCACGACTGACCATCCCTTGCAGCAGAAACAGACCAGCATGTGCTCTGCTGTACCGGTTGGTGGTAAGAGTAGCGTTATTTTTAACACCGATCCATCATCACCTTCCACACCGGTCACGCTCGCTAAGGTGAGACAGAAGAAACTGCGTGTTTATGAGATACTTGCTttgaaattatcatttttccatcgttGTGCATGGTTGAGTGGATATATGTTCGCCATATTCCAGTGGATATTTCGATGCAAAACATCGCTCTTTTTCTTCgcatgatgttttgttgtgtgttgtccCCGAAAAACGGTGTGATGATAATATAACTGCATTCTATTCATGTACGCAAGAAGCTGCAAGAACATTAAGTAAgaatttctcttttttacaatgtttttacCCTCAATGGAGCTCTCTTTAGAAACAATaactcacagttttttttgtaaaaaaaattgtgctttataaatatttatccgcTTACTTGTTATTATCAAAATTTTCCAGATTAGATCTATTTTTTAGTTAATTAGTTTCATCCAAAGTTTAGTTGAACGGTGAAGTAATATTCGAACTATGTTTTTCTTAGGGAACTCTCATGTCACAATCTCTATAATTGGAATCGTTTTTGAGTTTATATACCGATACTTGTTGGTTGCACTCTTCTTGCTACAAAAACGACTGGATGCAATTTTTAATCAACTCTATTTCATAACACTGGATCCCCTATATACTGTATTGCATATACACTTAGACTCCAACTGGCGTAGGACCTCCACCACCGTGTTCAGAAAATGCGGTTCAACTGTTTCCCAAGTGTACCAGCACCTGCAGCATCGTTCTGACTGCCTGTACTGATCTTGTACCGACGACCGACACACTGCCTATCACAGTCAACAAGTGCGAATCTACCAACAACATTGTAGTAGACAAATGTACCAATTTTCCCGAAAAGGTATTGAACGCCGTTTTTTCAGCTTGTTGGAAGAAATAAGATTAAGTTGCACAATTTTTATGTCGTTCTGAAAAAAAGTCTGCCAGCAATTCCAAAGATGTGAGTTGCCAAACGAGTGACTGGGAGACAAACAAGAAAGAGGATAAGAATGGCGCTACGGGGTTTGTCAAGCACCAAGGGGTGACCCAAAAAACTACCACTGATGGGTGTCTTCTTTCGCCGCCTCCGAGGAGACGTGAAGATAGGTTAGATTCGGTTAGTAATCTGTTGCATGCATGGTAATCAATGTAATGGTTTTGGACGACAGTGATAGCTCTTCTACTCGTTCGTTCAATGTTTCAGCAtgttctcaaatcgatctcccCGCTCATCGATTCACTTGTCTCACCAAGTAATACGATACGATCCCAGCAATCAAGCGTGCGGGATACTTCGGTGACCAAAAAGAAACCACGCACGGTACATATTGACGTGTACTGCACCGGTTCAGACGCGGAATCTGAATCCGATTGTGGTTCGTGCTGTTCCTTCAACGAGGGAACTAAATCGCTATCATCGTCAGGGGCGCCGTCAGCTGCTTCGTCCAATTCGTCTGTCTCATCCGGCAGCCGGTTTGACACAAGCCACATGATGGAACTGAAGGCGGCGGCATACTCAAACATCGACCCATCGCATCCTACCGTGTATGAGTCGGAAGAGATAAGGGTGCGTCACAAGCGTGCCGGAAAGCATGAAGTGCCCAGGCGTTTGATGCAGCAAACTATCGGTAATATAGGTTGCATCTAGTGTAGCTAGTAGTATTGTACATGTGTATATATTTGTTGTAGATCAAAACACGCTTTCTACCATCGGCAGTCTGAAGCGAATTGGCTCTGCACGGCATGGGCGCTCCAGGAGAAACACAGCGACCGACGAGATTAGTGaatcaaaaaaaatccttttcagCAAGCATCTAGGTGAAGTGCCTCAGCAACAGAACGAGGAGCATATCCATGGTGCATTTAGTACATACTTTCGACGGGATATAAGCGACGATGCAATCAGCTCCAATTATGCCCTCTCCGCTGATAGATCAACACGTCGGGACGTTACCGGGAGTAGTCTCTCAAGTGCATTTGCCTGTGGTGGGTTCTACGAGGACAAAGAGGATAGTGAAATGCATAGCAAGCTGAACCGTAGTGGTACCACCGCCACCCAGTCGGATAGTTTTGAATACGACAATAGTGAGGATCGGTATCGTATCCACGAAATGGAACGGGTTTGGAAGCAGCATCACTGGAAATCACCATCGTTAGAAAGGAAACTCCTTCAAATACAAAATTCTAAGTTACCATCGTCATCTTGCCATAGTCCGGAATCAGAGCACAATCTTACTGAGTCGGATCACAGCTTCGTGTATGATGAGGCACCACATCCGAACGCCTCCAATCCGTCCCTGAACGAGTACAGTGACTCAAGTCCTTCAACAGTAAAGAGCGCTTCCCAACGGGCGTCGGAAAAGCCGAACCAGTCAATTCTGTTACAGCAACAAGCCGTTCTTGCTGCAACGCTGCAATATAAACGAGAGTTTTCCCCAGTAGAAGGTTACACCAATGAGTACCTGGCGATTGCAAGGCGCTTCGGCAGTCTCATTACGAGTCGCCGCAAACCCGGCACTCACATGGGACCGGTTCGTAACCCCGAGTGTCCCTGTGAGCACTGCCGGCGTTGGGTACTGGAGCGTGACTCGGGTGGTAGCGTTAGTGTCTTGCGTGAACGTGCACTTTCTATGGACGGTACAAGCGCACCAAACGGTATCGTCGATATGCGTCGACAGTTTCACCAGAGAAACACCTATGTCCACGAAACGTAACCTACCGGAATGCATTTTCAGTGCATTTCAAACACTAATCCTACGTGTAATCTTCTTCAGCGTGTCTGTCAACTGTAGATTAGAggttactttttgttttgtagagaaagatacaaaattttaattgtaatGATTAGtcttttattaaatttcgCCAGAATAACAATTTCATCCGACCGTCTTGGGAATATTTTCGGCTATCAATACTCCCACAATTACCACACCCGGTATAATCTTACCCGAAGTCGAACGCTTAAATAATGCAATCCGTTTTCTTTATCGATGCGATTCGGCTGAGCTGTGCATGAAACGAGGGTTTCGTTTCATATTAACACTTTTCTTAGCAGCTTTTTGTTAGAACAGTATCGATGTCGATGTAATACAAAACATCGGCCCATATGGAAAATTTAACGTTAGCAACATTTCATTATCTTCATTTTACCCCTATCTGCTATGGTGAAAATGTTCAACACAAAGTAAACTCCCTGGAGGAATGTTtctgaaaataaatgaaatactTACATCAAAATGCTCAATCAATTTCGTTTAgttcaaaacatcaattaacgGTATTTGCTGCGTATTCGAACGATGTCATACCATTGTAGGTAAACGATGCGTTaagggtttgtttgtgtaggCGAATGTTGGACAGTGGGCAACGTCAAAGGACAGTTGATCGTtgatggcaataaaaaataactcagATGACAGTAGGAGAGAAACTGCTATTGTCGTAGACCATCCAGGACCACAGACGTGTAATAAAGTAGCGGAGATAAAGAAAAAGCTAAATCAGAAAAAGattgttatttattcatttaaaattatctACCGGCTATATTTGTAATACTTACAACAAAATGTCCAATCAATTTCGTTTAGTTCAAAACATCGATTAATGGTTTTTGCTACGGATTCGAACCATGTCATATCTTTGTAGGTAAACAATGCATTAAGGgattgtttgtattatttattgcttaaaAATTTTCGTATGGTATATTTCATTAACCTTTCcacttcatttgtttttttctcccaatAATAAGGCTCAAGGTCGCTTATCGGATTCATCTCGTAAGCTAGACCTGCTGCGGAAGGCA
This Anopheles marshallii chromosome 3, idAnoMarsDA_429_01, whole genome shotgun sequence DNA region includes the following protein-coding sequences:
- the LOC128711587 gene encoding uncharacterized protein LOC128711587, whose protein sequence is MSAPGPQPPSEITAEWTVHAQLTLSSIAPATFISTNNSRLPSDVPPTSTAEGCSEGQASTSEYNISPPGAQEAGVDLNVTAPQNFIISPTPTPPASSSSAVGSPVKVVYKFSTTDHPLQQKQTSMCSAVPVGGKSSVIFNTDPSSPSTPVTLAKTPTGVGPPPPCSENAVQLFPKCTSTCSIVLTACTDLVPTTDTLPITVNKCESTNNIVVDKCTNFPEKSASNSKDVSCQTSDWETNKKEDKNGATGFVKHQGVTQKTTTDGCLLSPPPRRREDRLDSHVLKSISPLIDSLVSPSNTIRSQQSSVRDTSVTKKKPRTVHIDVYCTGSDAESESDCGSCCSFNEGTKSLSSSGAPSAASSNSSVSSGSRFDTSHMMELKAAAYSNIDPSHPTVYESEEIRVRHKRAGKHEVPRRLMQQTIDQNTLSTIGSLKRIGSARHGRSRRNTATDEISESKKILFSKHLGEVPQQQNEEHIHGAFSTYFRRDISDDAISSNYALSADRSTRRDVTGSSLSSAFACGGFYEDKEDSEMHSKLNRSGTTATQSDSFEYDNSEDRYRIHEMERVWKQHHWKSPSLERKLLQIQNSKLPSSSCHSPESEHNLTESDHSFVYDEAPHPNASNPSLNEYSDSSPSTVKSASQRASEKPNQSILLQQQAVLAATLQYKREFSPVEGYTNEYLAIARRFGSLITSRRKPGTHMGPVRNPECPCEHCRRWVLERDSGGSVSVLRERALSMDGTSAPNGIVDMRRQFHQRNTYVHET